Proteins found in one Microbacterium sp. LWS13-1.2 genomic segment:
- a CDS encoding GntR family transcriptional regulator, producing MIEEGRALFVQIAESVEDSIIDESLAEEAQAPSTNELAAFYRINPATAAKGIAMLTDKGVLYKRRGIGMFVAPGARDLLLAERRSAFADRFVDPLLAEARKLGLGPDDLALLIRDRASGRGTTTIEGNPR from the coding sequence GTGATCGAAGAAGGCCGGGCGCTGTTCGTCCAGATCGCCGAAAGCGTGGAGGACTCGATCATCGACGAGTCACTCGCCGAGGAGGCGCAGGCCCCGTCGACGAACGAGCTCGCCGCGTTCTATCGAATCAACCCCGCCACCGCCGCGAAGGGAATCGCCATGCTGACCGACAAGGGCGTGCTGTACAAGCGCCGCGGCATCGGCATGTTCGTCGCGCCGGGCGCGCGCGACCTGCTGCTCGCCGAGCGCCGGAGCGCATTCGCCGACCGCTTCGTCGATCCGCTGCTGGCCGAGGCCCGCAAGCTCGGGCTCGGTCCAGACGACCTCGCACTGCTCATCCGCGACCGCGCCTCGGGACGCGGCACGACCACGATAGAAGGGAACCCACGATGA
- a CDS encoding ABC transporter ATP-binding protein, whose translation MTTGTHVIEVKNLTKRYRDTVAVDDVSFTIERNTIYGLLGRNGAGKTTVMSILTAQNFATSGEVRIFGEQPYENARILSRMCFVRESQKYPDDALAKHAFATARLFFPNWDEELAQRLIEDFQVPSKTRIKKMSRGQISAVGVIIGLAARAEITFFDEPYLGLDAVARQIFYDRLLEDYTEHPRTVILSSHLIDEVSNLIERVLVIDRGRILMDEETDAVRERAANIVGDTAAVDAFVAGREVIHRESLGHVASVTVLGPLTEDDHAQLAAAGLDIAPVSLQQLIVRTTQRAAAEAAAVDEGALR comes from the coding sequence ATGACGACCGGGACGCACGTCATCGAGGTGAAGAATCTCACCAAGCGCTACCGCGACACCGTCGCGGTGGACGACGTGAGCTTCACCATCGAGAGGAACACGATCTACGGCCTGCTCGGCCGCAACGGAGCCGGCAAGACGACCGTCATGTCGATCCTGACGGCGCAGAACTTCGCCACCAGCGGCGAGGTGCGCATCTTCGGCGAGCAGCCGTACGAGAACGCGCGCATCCTCAGCCGCATGTGCTTCGTGCGCGAGAGCCAGAAGTACCCCGACGACGCGCTTGCGAAGCACGCCTTCGCCACCGCGCGCCTGTTCTTCCCGAACTGGGACGAAGAGCTCGCGCAGCGATTGATCGAGGACTTCCAGGTGCCGTCCAAGACGCGGATCAAGAAGATGTCCCGCGGGCAGATCTCCGCTGTCGGTGTGATCATCGGCCTCGCCGCCCGCGCGGAGATCACGTTCTTCGACGAGCCGTATCTGGGCCTCGACGCCGTCGCCCGCCAGATCTTCTACGACCGGCTGCTGGAGGACTACACCGAGCACCCCCGCACGGTGATCCTCTCGAGCCACCTGATCGACGAGGTGTCCAACCTCATCGAGCGCGTGCTCGTGATCGACCGCGGCCGCATCCTGATGGACGAGGAGACGGATGCCGTGCGGGAGCGTGCCGCCAACATCGTCGGCGACACGGCAGCCGTCGACGCCTTCGTCGCCGGGCGCGAGGTCATCCACCGCGAATCGCTCGGTCACGTGGCCTCGGTCACCGTGCTCGGACCGCTCACCGAGGATGACCACGCGCAGCTCGCCGCCGCGGGCCTCGACATCGCGCCGGTCTCGCTGCAGCAGCTGATCGTGCGCACCACCCAGCGAGCGGCCGCGGAAGCCGCCGCCGTCGACGAAGGAGCTCTGCGATGA
- a CDS encoding patatin-like phospholipase family protein, which translates to MTVAFVLGGGGVRGAVEIGMLRALLESGIRPDLVVGTSIGAINGALVASDPTPAVIERLLDAWTSPEANAVYGDSLFAQFTRLVKTKTHLNSPAPLRHLLERSLGADTRFEDLPVPLRVVAASIERAAEHVFESGPLIEAILASASVPGLLPPTRIGDEHFIDGGIVNSIPIAQAVDAGARTVFVLQVGRIETPLVAPQSAVDTARVAFEIARRHRFARDIATLPEGVALHVLPSGGGIDGGDALMSYRRMDTVHRRIDAAYDASLTFLAERGLGDRSPASGEAARGEGARGEDAARGEGAVRGEGAHGEASLDEDAARGEGAD; encoded by the coding sequence ATGACGGTGGCGTTCGTTCTCGGCGGTGGGGGCGTCCGCGGCGCCGTCGAGATCGGCATGCTGCGGGCGCTCCTCGAGTCCGGCATCCGTCCCGACCTCGTCGTCGGCACCTCGATCGGCGCCATCAACGGCGCGCTCGTCGCGAGCGACCCGACGCCCGCCGTGATCGAGCGCCTGCTCGACGCGTGGACCTCCCCCGAGGCGAACGCCGTCTACGGCGACTCGCTCTTCGCGCAGTTCACCCGGCTCGTGAAGACGAAGACGCACCTGAACTCACCGGCGCCGCTGCGACACCTGCTCGAGCGGTCGCTGGGCGCCGACACCCGCTTCGAGGACCTCCCGGTGCCCCTGCGCGTGGTCGCCGCGAGCATCGAGCGCGCCGCCGAGCACGTGTTCGAGTCGGGCCCGCTGATCGAGGCGATCCTCGCGTCGGCGTCGGTGCCGGGCCTCCTGCCCCCGACGCGCATCGGCGACGAGCACTTCATCGACGGCGGCATCGTGAACTCGATCCCGATCGCTCAGGCGGTGGATGCCGGAGCCCGCACCGTCTTCGTGCTGCAGGTCGGCCGCATCGAGACGCCGCTCGTCGCGCCGCAGTCGGCGGTGGACACCGCGCGCGTGGCCTTCGAGATCGCCCGCCGCCACCGGTTCGCGCGCGACATCGCGACGCTGCCCGAGGGCGTCGCCCTCCACGTGCTGCCCAGCGGCGGCGGGATCGACGGCGGCGACGCACTGATGTCGTACCGCCGCATGGACACCGTCCACCGCCGCATCGACGCCGCATACGACGCGAGCCTGACGTTCCTCGCCGAGCGCGGCCTCGGCGACCGGTCGCCGGCCAGCGGGGAAGCTGCCCGCGGCGAGGGTGCGCGGGGCGAGGACGCCGCCCGCGGTGAGGGCGCCGTCCGCGGCGAGGGTGCGCACGGCGAAGCTTCGCTGGACGAGGACGCCGCCCGCGGCGAGGGTGCGGACTGA
- a CDS encoding 1-acyl-sn-glycerol-3-phosphate acyltransferase: MGVPPTWVRRILLAPLVIVVAVVMLVLTPIWLILALALTSLVPGRFRLPRVLWLVTVYLLWDAMLVVAMFGLWIASGFGYALRRPGFVAAHYRLGGWGLRVLFWILGGVLRLTITTTGSDEGEAAPGRAAFDRLFTPGTPLVVASRHGGPGDSFILIHTLLNEVARQPRIVLKYTLQWDPAIDILLHRVPSRFIVPSGFGHGHAGGGLRVEEALAELATGLGPDDAFVIFPEGGNVSPARRRSRIQRLRDAGREAMAERAEALRHVMAPQPGGMHAALDAAPDADVVFIAHTGLDRLVTFRDIWRELPMDKGIIMRAWRVPRADVPDDLDARAAWLFDWFARIDAWIDAHPEVSA, from the coding sequence ATGGGCGTGCCGCCGACCTGGGTGCGCCGCATCCTTCTGGCGCCCCTGGTGATCGTCGTGGCCGTCGTGATGCTGGTGCTCACGCCGATCTGGCTGATCCTCGCGCTGGCTCTCACGTCGCTGGTGCCCGGGCGGTTCCGGCTCCCGCGCGTGCTCTGGCTCGTGACCGTCTACTTGCTCTGGGACGCGATGCTCGTCGTCGCGATGTTCGGGCTGTGGATCGCATCGGGCTTCGGATATGCGCTCCGGCGCCCGGGCTTCGTGGCCGCCCACTACCGCCTCGGTGGCTGGGGACTGCGGGTGCTGTTCTGGATCCTCGGGGGCGTGCTGCGGCTCACGATCACCACGACGGGCTCCGATGAAGGGGAGGCGGCGCCGGGCCGGGCCGCCTTCGACCGGCTCTTCACTCCCGGCACGCCGCTGGTCGTCGCCAGTCGCCACGGGGGACCGGGCGACTCGTTCATCCTGATCCACACGCTGCTGAACGAGGTCGCCCGCCAGCCGCGCATCGTCCTGAAGTACACGCTGCAGTGGGATCCGGCGATCGACATCCTGCTGCACCGCGTGCCGTCGCGGTTCATTGTGCCGTCCGGCTTCGGGCACGGGCACGCAGGGGGAGGTCTGCGGGTCGAGGAGGCGCTCGCGGAGCTCGCCACCGGCCTCGGACCCGACGACGCGTTCGTCATCTTCCCGGAGGGCGGCAACGTCAGCCCCGCTCGTCGCCGCTCGCGGATCCAGCGTCTGCGCGACGCCGGGCGGGAGGCGATGGCCGAGCGGGCCGAGGCACTGCGGCACGTCATGGCGCCGCAGCCGGGCGGCATGCACGCTGCGCTGGATGCCGCCCCCGACGCCGACGTCGTCTTCATCGCCCACACCGGCCTCGACCGCCTCGTGACCTTCCGCGACATCTGGCGCGAGCTGCCCATGGACAAGGGCATCATCATGCGCGCCTGGCGCGTGCCCCGTGCGGACGTACCCGACGACCTCGATGCCCGCGCCGCGTGGCTGTTCGACTGGTTCGCTCGCATCGACGCCTGGATCGACGCGCACCCCGAGGTCAGCGCCTGA
- a CDS encoding glycine betaine ABC transporter substrate-binding protein: MITRRIIAAGIALAGTAGLLVTGALAQTGAGSAGKGHLTIAVFNGWDEGIAASELWKAVLEEEGYTVDLAYADPAAAYTGIAQGDYDLTLDTWLPLTHADYMDTYGDDLVDLGAWNDEAKLTIAVNEDAPIDSLTELAANADMFGNRLVGIEAGSGLVTVTQDDVIPGYGLEGMDFVTASTPAMLTELQAATDAGRDVAVTLWRPHWAYNAFPIKDLEDPDGLLGDAEGIHTVTSTAFAEEQPEVSRWLEDFRMDNELLYSLEDAMFGAYDGDDYGPVVAEWIADNRDWVDGLTR; the protein is encoded by the coding sequence ATGATCACGCGACGCATCATCGCCGCAGGCATCGCCCTGGCGGGGACCGCCGGGCTGCTCGTGACCGGCGCCCTCGCGCAGACCGGCGCGGGGAGTGCCGGGAAGGGCCACCTCACCATCGCCGTCTTCAACGGCTGGGACGAGGGCATCGCCGCGTCCGAGCTGTGGAAGGCCGTGCTCGAGGAAGAGGGGTACACCGTCGACCTCGCCTACGCCGACCCCGCGGCGGCCTACACGGGAATCGCGCAGGGCGACTACGACCTGACGCTCGACACCTGGCTGCCGCTCACGCACGCCGACTACATGGACACCTACGGCGACGACCTCGTCGACCTGGGTGCCTGGAACGACGAGGCGAAGCTCACCATCGCGGTGAACGAGGACGCCCCGATCGACTCGCTGACCGAGCTCGCCGCCAACGCCGACATGTTCGGCAACCGGCTGGTCGGCATCGAGGCCGGATCCGGCCTCGTCACCGTGACCCAGGACGACGTCATCCCCGGGTACGGCCTGGAGGGCATGGACTTCGTGACGGCGTCCACCCCGGCGATGCTCACCGAGCTGCAGGCCGCGACGGATGCCGGACGCGATGTCGCCGTCACCCTCTGGCGCCCGCACTGGGCGTACAACGCGTTCCCGATCAAGGACCTCGAAGACCCCGACGGCCTGCTCGGCGACGCCGAGGGCATCCACACGGTCACCTCGACCGCGTTCGCCGAGGAGCAGCCCGAGGTCTCGCGCTGGCTCGAGGACTTCCGGATGGACAACGAGCTGCTGTACTCCCTCGAGGACGCCATGTTCGGCGCGTACGACGGCGACGACTACGGCCCCGTCGTGGCGGAGTGGATCGCCGACAACCGGGACTGGGTCGACGGCCTCACCCGCTGA
- a CDS encoding ABC transporter permease subunit, producing the protein MNDVFRLPLGDAVEAGVRWLIDVLGGFFDVVAVVFNGLYGWLDASLSTPPFWVVILVIAAFAYWSKGMLLAIGSAVGLLVIVAVGQWSNAMDSLALVILAAAVAIAVAVPLGIWAARNDRVSAALRPVLDFLQTMPAFVYLIPAMLIFGVGPVPGMVATIVFALAPGVRLTELGIRGVDPEIVEAGHAFGASPGRILRQIQLPLALPSIMAGVNQVIMLSLSMVVIAGMVGAGGLGGQVVQSLSRIDIGLGVEAGLSVVILAMILDRVTSGFSTPRPRTARRAGGVVSGTPDAETDAARRGSVDAEGPATAGPASVPDDAPSARPEPAHV; encoded by the coding sequence ATGAACGATGTCTTCCGCCTCCCGCTGGGTGATGCCGTCGAGGCCGGCGTCCGCTGGCTGATCGACGTGCTCGGCGGCTTCTTCGACGTCGTCGCCGTCGTCTTCAACGGCCTCTACGGCTGGCTCGACGCGTCGCTGTCGACCCCGCCGTTCTGGGTCGTGATCCTCGTGATCGCCGCATTCGCATACTGGTCGAAGGGCATGCTGCTCGCCATCGGCAGCGCTGTCGGACTGCTCGTCATCGTCGCGGTCGGGCAGTGGTCGAACGCGATGGACTCGCTCGCCCTGGTGATCCTCGCCGCCGCCGTAGCGATCGCCGTCGCGGTTCCCCTCGGCATCTGGGCGGCGCGCAACGACCGCGTATCGGCGGCGCTGCGCCCCGTCCTCGACTTCCTGCAGACGATGCCCGCGTTCGTCTACCTGATCCCGGCGATGCTGATCTTCGGCGTCGGGCCCGTTCCCGGCATGGTCGCGACCATCGTGTTCGCCCTCGCTCCCGGCGTGCGCCTGACCGAGCTCGGCATCCGCGGCGTCGACCCCGAGATCGTCGAGGCGGGTCACGCGTTCGGCGCCTCGCCCGGGCGCATCCTGCGCCAGATCCAGCTCCCGCTGGCCCTGCCGAGCATCATGGCGGGCGTCAACCAGGTGATCATGCTGAGCCTGTCGATGGTCGTCATCGCCGGCATGGTGGGCGCGGGCGGGCTGGGCGGCCAGGTGGTGCAGAGCCTCAGCCGCATCGACATCGGGCTCGGCGTCGAAGCCGGCCTGTCCGTCGTGATCCTCGCGATGATCCTCGACCGCGTCACGTCCGGCTTCTCCACGCCGCGCCCGCGGACGGCTCGTCGCGCCGGTGGCGTCGTGAGTGGAACACCGGACGCGGAGACGGATGCCGCACGCCGGGGGTCCGTCGATGCCGAGGGTCCCGCGACAGCAGGCCCGGCATCCGTCCCCGACGACGCGCCATCCGCGCGGCCCGAGCCCGCCCACGTCTGA
- a CDS encoding chorismate mutase has translation MTEDPTTTLARLRSSIDNIDAALVYLLAERFKATKQVGHLKADHGMPASDPAREEQQVARLRSLAEQADLDPAFAEKWFNFIVAEVIRHHTEAADSR, from the coding sequence ATGACCGAAGATCCCACGACGACGCTGGCGCGGCTGCGCAGCAGCATCGACAACATCGACGCCGCCCTGGTGTATCTGCTCGCCGAGCGCTTCAAGGCGACGAAGCAGGTCGGTCATCTGAAGGCCGACCACGGCATGCCCGCGTCCGACCCGGCCCGCGAGGAGCAGCAGGTCGCACGGCTTCGGAGCCTGGCCGAGCAGGCGGACCTCGATCCCGCCTTCGCCGAGAAGTGGTTCAACTTCATCGTCGCCGAGGTCATCCGCCACCACACCGAGGCCGCCGACAGCCGCTGA
- a CDS encoding glycine betaine/L-proline ABC transporter ATP-binding protein, which produces MTLPPAIEAKGLFKVFGRNPKDAVRRLRTGATRADVADAGSAAVIDASFTVQPGEIFVIMGLSGSGKSTVLRMLNGLLPPTAGEVLVQGQSVTKGSAKALRGIRQRSVSMVFQHFALLPHLTVLDNAAYALEIQGVRRDERRERAREILGKVGLGDRADAMPDELSGGMRQRVGLARALTSGTDILLMDEAFSALDPLIRREMQEQLIELQRELGRTIVFITHDLNEAMFLGDRIAVMRDGRIVQNGTPEAILTDPANDYVAQFVQDVDRARVLTAGSVMAPPAATTPVSAGVRGALRVMRDLQVGSVSVIENRRFLGTVTDRAVIRAVKDGRTDLRAIVHTAHAAVHVDDPLTDVVERAVERPVPVAVVDDAGRLVGAIPRVTLLAALGNVPPVTRENPVIDLPATVPASEITQTLAAVEQPATAARASRTAAPTMVAEPGGRPVTDARATTEGAAR; this is translated from the coding sequence GTGACGCTTCCTCCTGCCATCGAGGCGAAGGGCCTCTTCAAGGTCTTCGGACGAAACCCCAAGGACGCCGTCCGGCGCCTCCGCACCGGCGCGACGCGCGCCGACGTCGCGGACGCCGGCTCGGCCGCCGTGATCGACGCGAGCTTCACCGTCCAGCCGGGAGAGATCTTCGTCATCATGGGGCTCTCCGGCTCCGGCAAGTCCACCGTGCTGCGCATGCTCAACGGACTGCTCCCGCCCACGGCGGGCGAGGTGCTCGTGCAGGGGCAGAGCGTCACGAAGGGCTCGGCGAAGGCCCTGCGCGGCATCCGCCAGCGTTCCGTCTCGATGGTGTTCCAGCACTTCGCGCTGCTGCCCCACCTGACCGTGCTCGACAACGCCGCTTACGCGCTCGAGATCCAGGGCGTCAGGCGCGACGAGCGGCGCGAGCGGGCGCGCGAGATCCTCGGCAAGGTCGGGCTCGGCGATCGCGCCGACGCGATGCCCGACGAACTCTCGGGGGGCATGCGTCAGCGCGTGGGCCTGGCCCGGGCGCTCACCTCGGGCACCGACATCCTGCTCATGGACGAGGCGTTCTCGGCCCTCGACCCGCTCATCCGGCGCGAGATGCAGGAGCAGCTCATCGAGCTGCAGCGCGAGCTCGGCCGCACCATCGTGTTCATCACGCACGATCTCAACGAGGCGATGTTCCTCGGCGACCGCATCGCCGTGATGCGCGACGGCCGCATCGTCCAGAACGGGACGCCCGAGGCGATCCTCACCGACCCGGCGAACGACTACGTCGCGCAGTTCGTGCAGGATGTCGACCGGGCCCGCGTGCTCACCGCCGGCTCGGTCATGGCGCCGCCCGCCGCGACCACGCCGGTGAGCGCCGGCGTCCGCGGAGCGCTGCGGGTGATGCGCGACCTGCAGGTCGGATCCGTGTCTGTCATCGAGAACCGCCGGTTCCTCGGCACGGTGACCGATCGCGCGGTGATCCGGGCCGTCAAGGACGGTCGTACGGACCTTCGCGCGATCGTGCACACCGCCCACGCGGCGGTGCACGTCGACGACCCGCTGACGGATGTCGTCGAGCGGGCAGTGGAGCGTCCGGTGCCGGTCGCCGTCGTCGACGACGCCGGCCGCCTCGTGGGCGCCATCCCCCGCGTGACCCTGCTCGCCGCCCTCGGCAACGTGCCGCCGGTCACCCGCGAGAACCCGGTCATCGACCTGCCGGCCACGGTGCCGGCGAGCGAGATCACGCAGACGCTCGCGGCGGTCGAGCAGCCCGCGACAGCGGCGCGGGCGTCCCGAACGGCCGCACCGACGATGGTCGCCGAACCCGGAGGCCGCCCTGTGACCGATGCCCGCGCCACGACCGAGGGAGCCGCACGATGA